A genome region from Deinococcus depolymerans includes the following:
- a CDS encoding ABC transporter permease encodes MTTATAPASKPRQDSIFWRRFRRSAPGKVGAVIVAVFVLLAVFASVLKPYDPTVDRNYSLILKPPSLSALWNKDVAEAYTDPVTGKVNIWRAPFGTDNLGRDIMTRTLHGTRISLKVGVVSTVLALALGTLLGLLAGYFGGWLDSVLGYLTDVMLAFPSILLAIGFASIFSASDPPLLIAGMDRLFALNSPQLVTAMLAVSLVQVPVYMRLARSVVLSIREREFVQAAGALGASQGRMIFRHVLPNSLSPLIVQGALSIATATIEVAALGFLGIGAQPPLPEWGTMISDGRQYYVDAPWTMIFPGLAILLTVLGFNLLGDGLRDVLDPRSTQ; translated from the coding sequence ATGACAACCGCGACCGCTCCCGCCTCCAAACCCCGCCAGGACAGCATCTTCTGGCGCCGCTTCCGCCGCAGCGCGCCCGGCAAGGTCGGCGCGGTCATCGTGGCCGTGTTCGTGCTGCTGGCCGTGTTCGCCAGCGTCCTGAAACCCTACGACCCCACCGTGGACCGCAACTACAGCCTGATCCTGAAACCCCCCAGCCTCAGCGCCCTGTGGAACAAGGACGTGGCCGAGGCGTACACCGATCCCGTCACCGGCAAGGTGAACATCTGGCGCGCCCCCTTCGGGACCGACAACCTGGGCCGCGACATCATGACCCGCACCCTGCACGGCACCCGCATCAGCCTGAAAGTCGGCGTGGTCAGCACCGTCCTGGCCCTGGCGCTGGGCACGCTGCTGGGCCTGCTCGCCGGGTACTTCGGCGGGTGGCTGGACAGCGTCCTGGGTTACCTGACCGACGTGATGCTGGCCTTCCCGAGCATCCTGCTCGCCATCGGCTTCGCCAGCATCTTCAGCGCCAGCGACCCGCCCCTGCTGATCGCGGGCATGGACCGCCTGTTCGCGCTGAACAGTCCGCAGCTCGTGACCGCCATGCTGGCCGTGTCGCTGGTGCAGGTGCCGGTGTACATGCGACTGGCACGCAGCGTGGTCCTGTCCATCCGCGAACGCGAGTTCGTGCAGGCCGCCGGGGCGCTGGGCGCCTCGCAGGGCCGCATGATCTTCCGTCACGTCCTGCCGAACAGCCTCTCGCCGCTGATCGTGCAGGGCGCCCTGAGCATCGCCACCGCCACCATCGAGGTCGCCGCGCTGGGCTTCCTGGGCATCGGCGCGCAGCCGCCCCTGCCGGAGTGGGGCACCATGATCAGCGACGGCCGCCAGTACTACGTCGACGCCCCGTGGACCATGATCTTCCCCGGCTTGGCCATCCTGCTGACCGTGCTGGGCTTCAACCTGCTCGGCGACGGCCTGCGCGACGTGCTGGACCCCCGCAGCACCCAGTAA
- a CDS encoding ABC transporter permease, which produces MGSYLIRRLLRTVLVMLGISLVVFVFVRSIPGDPAIAMLGERATPEAAAALREQLGLNKPWFFNPANPLDAQYPKYMSALLQGDLGTGIKSNIPVRDDLKTRFPATAELSIAALLFALVIGMPAGILAALRRNSVWDNLATTISLIGVSMPVFWLGLLLSYFFGVKLGWLPPSGPLGTEFTIRPITGFNVLDALLRGQMDAAWDAARHLVLPAIALGTIPLAIIARITRSSMLDVLGQDYVRTARAKGLSGRSVVLKHTLRNALLPVVTVIGLQAGALLGGAVLTETIFSWPGIGSWVYDAISQRDYPIIQGGVIFAALVVSVANLIVDLSYAALDPRIQYS; this is translated from the coding sequence TTGGGCAGTTACCTGATTCGCCGCCTGCTGCGGACCGTGCTGGTCATGCTGGGCATCAGCCTCGTGGTCTTCGTGTTCGTCCGCTCGATTCCCGGCGACCCGGCCATCGCCATGCTCGGCGAGCGCGCCACGCCGGAAGCGGCCGCCGCGCTGCGCGAGCAGCTCGGCCTGAACAAACCCTGGTTCTTCAACCCGGCCAATCCCCTGGACGCCCAGTACCCCAAGTACATGAGCGCCCTGCTGCAGGGTGACCTGGGCACCGGTATCAAGAGCAACATCCCCGTCCGGGACGACCTGAAAACCCGTTTCCCCGCCACTGCCGAGCTGAGCATCGCGGCGCTGCTGTTCGCGCTGGTGATCGGCATGCCCGCCGGGATCCTGGCGGCCCTGCGCCGCAACAGCGTCTGGGACAACCTCGCCACGACCATCTCGCTGATCGGGGTGAGCATGCCGGTCTTCTGGCTGGGCCTGCTGCTGTCGTACTTCTTTGGCGTCAAGCTCGGCTGGCTGCCACCCAGCGGTCCGCTCGGCACCGAATTCACCATCCGGCCCATCACCGGATTCAATGTCCTGGACGCCCTGTTGCGCGGCCAGATGGACGCCGCCTGGGACGCCGCGCGGCACCTCGTGCTGCCCGCCATCGCGCTGGGCACCATTCCCCTGGCGATCATCGCCCGCATCACCCGTTCCTCCATGCTGGACGTGCTGGGCCAGGATTACGTGCGGACCGCGCGCGCCAAGGGCCTCAGCGGCCGCTCGGTGGTCCTGAAGCACACGCTGCGCAACGCGCTGCTGCCGGTCGTGACCGTCATCGGCCTGCAGGCGGGCGCGCTGCTGGGCGGGGCCGTGCTGACCGAGACGATCTTCTCGTGGCCCGGCATCGGCTCGTGGGTATACGACGCGATCAGCCAGCGTGACTACCCGATCATCCAGGGGGGCGTGATCTTCGCCGCGCTGGTCGTCAGCGTCGCCAACCTGATCGTGGACCTCAGTTACGCCGCCCTCGACCCACGCATCCAGTACAGCTGA
- a CDS encoding ABC transporter substrate-binding protein — protein MKKLLLTALLSTLSAASAATLVFGGNGEPVSLESGNITDGISILVQRQIYDTLVDFKPGSTDLAPGLATSWKANANNTAWTFTLRKGVRFHDGTPMNADAIVFNLGRWWDKSHPYGFRDQGRTFEIMGELLGGYKGDATAVIKNIVKVNDTTVRIDLNKPSSVLPNVLAAGYFGIASPAAIKKEGAKYGTPASKPVGTGPFIFQSWRTGDRVTLLPNKLYWGDKAKVDQLVIRNIKDASQRLNELKAGTIDFANDLTPDSLKSVQGDKNLVAVKRPSFNVGFVSMNNRNQYLKNEKVRQAIAMAINKKAIVDAFWNGLGVSNASFVPPVMNWANSPKVPADYKFDPAAAKKMLADAGYPNGFSIDLWYMPVSRPYFPTPKPIAEAIAADLSAIGVKVNLKTEDWAKYLEDRNKEPGFDMYMIGWTGDYGDPDNFYGAYYGANASDDINWNPANVETLLQQGRAAATQDAKAKVYAQLHEITYNAAYRIPMVHSNPLAAARSYVKGWVPSPLGSEPFNTITVTGKK, from the coding sequence ATGAAGAAACTGCTCCTGACCGCCCTGCTCTCCACCCTCAGCGCCGCCTCGGCCGCCACGCTGGTCTTCGGCGGGAACGGCGAACCCGTCAGCCTGGAATCCGGAAACATCACCGACGGCATCAGCATCCTGGTGCAGCGTCAGATCTACGACACCCTGGTGGACTTCAAGCCCGGCAGCACTGACCTGGCGCCCGGCCTCGCCACCTCCTGGAAAGCGAACGCCAACAACACCGCCTGGACCTTCACGCTGCGCAAGGGCGTGCGCTTCCATGACGGCACCCCCATGAACGCCGACGCCATCGTGTTCAACCTGGGCCGCTGGTGGGACAAGAGCCACCCCTACGGCTTCCGCGACCAGGGCCGCACCTTCGAGATCATGGGCGAACTGCTCGGCGGCTACAAGGGCGACGCCACCGCCGTCATCAAGAACATCGTCAAGGTCAACGACACCACCGTCCGCATCGACCTGAACAAACCCTCCAGCGTGCTGCCCAACGTGCTGGCCGCCGGGTACTTCGGCATCGCCAGCCCCGCCGCGATCAAGAAGGAAGGCGCCAAGTACGGCACGCCTGCCAGCAAACCCGTCGGCACCGGCCCCTTCATCTTCCAGAGCTGGCGCACCGGCGACCGCGTGACCCTGCTGCCCAACAAGCTGTACTGGGGTGACAAGGCCAAGGTCGACCAGCTGGTCATCCGCAACATCAAGGACGCCAGCCAGCGCCTGAACGAACTGAAGGCCGGCACCATCGACTTCGCCAACGACCTGACGCCCGACAGCCTCAAGAGCGTGCAGGGCGACAAGAACCTCGTGGCTGTCAAGCGCCCCAGCTTCAACGTGGGCTTCGTCAGCATGAACAACCGCAACCAGTACCTGAAAAACGAGAAGGTGCGTCAGGCGATCGCCATGGCCATCAACAAGAAGGCCATCGTGGACGCCTTCTGGAACGGCCTGGGCGTCAGCAACGCCAGCTTCGTGCCCCCGGTCATGAACTGGGCCAACAGCCCCAAGGTCCCGGCCGACTACAAGTTCGACCCGGCCGCCGCGAAGAAGATGCTGGCCGACGCCGGCTACCCCAACGGTTTCTCCATCGACCTGTGGTACATGCCCGTCAGCCGCCCGTACTTCCCCACGCCCAAGCCCATCGCGGAGGCCATCGCCGCCGACCTGAGCGCCATCGGCGTGAAGGTCAACCTGAAAACCGAGGACTGGGCCAAGTACCTCGAGGACCGCAACAAGGAACCCGGCTTCGACATGTACATGATCGGCTGGACCGGCGACTACGGCGACCCCGACAACTTCTACGGCGCGTACTACGGTGCCAACGCCTCGGACGACATCAACTGGAACCCCGCGAACGTCGAGACGCTGCTGCAGCAGGGCCGCGCCGCCGCCACCCAGGACGCCAAGGCCAAGGTCTACGCGCAGCTGCACGAGATCACCTACAACGCCGCGTACCGCATTCCCATGGTGCACAGCAACCCGCTGGCCGCCGCGCGCAGCTACGTCAAGGGCTGGGTGCCCAGCCCGCTGGGCAGCGAACCCTTCAACACCATCACCGTCACCGGCAAGAAGTAA